One Amaranthus tricolor cultivar Red isolate AtriRed21 chromosome 10, ASM2621246v1, whole genome shotgun sequence genomic window carries:
- the LOC130826157 gene encoding uncharacterized protein LOC130826157: MGPIRVKCRCGEKNCKEWAIIELQGVIEAQPHLQNNLQNLEIGRLCRPPSQEIYTFTIGYHELTGSKITLKKPFLVLKKVKHSEPDGDQNISSSKSSVNVELDVVGIIRQKIMFKTRPKALITSSKKL, encoded by the exons ATGGGTCCAATACGAGTGAAATGCAGGTGCGGGGAAAAGAATTGCAAAGAATGGGCAATCATAGAATTACAAGGTGTTATTGAAGCTCAACCTCACCTCCAGAATAATCTCCAAAACCTCGAAATCGGCCGTCTTTGCCGTCCTCCTTCTCAG GAGATATACACGTTTACAATAGGATACCACGAATTAACAGGATCAAAGATTACACTGAAGAAGCCATTTTTGGTGTTGAAGAAAGTGAAACATTCTGAACCTGATGGAGATCAAAACATAAGCTCCTCAAAATCGTCGGTCAATGTTGAATTGGACGTGGTCGGAATCATTAGGCAGAAGATTATGTTCAAGACTCGGCCCAAAGCTCTCATAACCAGCAGCAAGAAGCTATGA